Proteins from one Sabethes cyaneus chromosome 2, idSabCyanKW18_F2, whole genome shotgun sequence genomic window:
- the LOC128738518 gene encoding ubiquitin-like modifier-activating enzyme 1 — MSSGEFCDSSAVDPPAAKKRKLPSSPSSSSSSSLSTSSTTAAAVVAGQQQQQQHQLEEDSVAVVMATANNNGSTPFEGSAGQDIDEGLYSRQLYVLGHDAMRRMARSDVLISGLGGLGVEIAKNVILGGVKSVTLHDKALCSLADLSSQFYLTENDVGSNRAEVSCRQLAELNNYVPTTAYTGDLTEEFLRQFRVVVLTLTPLAEQHRIAEITHRHNIALITADTRGLFAQIFCDFGVDFTVYDPTGANPGSAMVASITSDVESIVTCLDENRHGFEDGDYVTFTEVQGMTELNGCEPIKIKVLGPYTFSIGDTSKLSAYIRGGIVTQVKMPKQMTFKSLAEAENAPEFVMADFSKWDHPQNTQLAFTVLTRFQEKNGRLPRPWNVEDAVEFVELCKERAKELKLEEINDGMLTKFAKVCAGDLCPMNGTIGGITAQEVLKACTGKFTPLYQYFCFDALECLPETEVGEEDCQPVGSRYDGQIAVFGGKFQEVLGKLKYFIVGAGAIGCELLKNFAMIGVASNDAGEIIVTDMDLIEKSNLNRQFLFRPHDVQQPKSRIAAEAAKRMNPGIKVTSHENRVGVETEKIYDDTFFERLDGVANALDNIDARIYMDRRCVYYRKPLLESGTLGTMGNIQIVVPFLTESYSSSQDPPEKSIPICTLKNFPNAIEHTLQWARDMFEGIFKQSASSAAQYISDPTFIDRTLKLAGVQPLETLESVKTALIDERPKNIEDCVKWARTHFQEQYSNQIRQLLFNFPPDQQTTTGTPFWSGPKRCPEPITFDVQNPLHLDYVFATANLRAEVFGITQVRDRARIADLATKVQVPNFTPRSGVKIAVTDAALQAEANGAGEEMDQDRITRLQKELASLGRLDFTITPLEFEKDDDNNLHMDFIVAASNLRAANYKIPPADRHKSKLIAGKIIPAIATTTSLVAGCVSLELYKLAQGFNTLERFKNGFINLALPLFTFSEPIAAKKQTYYDIDWTLWDRFEVQGELTLKEFLDYFEREHKLQITMLSQGVCMLYAFFMAKDKKTERLSLTMSEVVRRVSKKSIEPHVRALVFEICCNDEDGNDVEIPYVRYVLP, encoded by the exons ATGTCTAGTGGTGAATTTTGTGACAGTTCCGCCGTCGATCCCCCAGCCGCCAAAAAGCGGAAACTGCCTTCATCGCCTTCGtcttcgtcgtcatcgtcgttgtcGACTTCCTCCACCACtgcagcagcagtagtagccggacagcagcagcaacaacaacatcaaCTAGAAGAAGACTCAGTAGCAGTTGTAATGGCGACGGCAAACAACAATGGATCGACACCGTTTGAAGGTTCTGCTGGGCAGGATATTGACGAGGGACTCTACTCGCGGCAACTTTACGTGCTGGGACACGATGCCATGCGAAGGATGGCTCGTTCCGATGTGCTAATCTCTGGTCTCGGTGGATTGGGTGTGGAAATAGCGAAAAATGTTATCCTCGGTGGTGTAAAGTCTGTCACTCTGCATGACAAAGCGCTTTGTTCGCTAGCGGACCTGTCATCGCAATTCTACCTCACGGAAAACGACGTTGGAAGTAACCGTGCGGAGGTCAGCTGTCGCCAGCTGGCCGAATTGAACAACTATGTGCCTACTACTGCATACACTGGAGATCTCACCGAGGAGTTTCTCCGCCAGTTCCGTGTTGTGGTGCTAACATTAACACCACTCGCGGAACAACATCGTATTGCGGAGATAACCCATCGGCACAACATTGCGCTTATAACGGCCGATACCAGAGGACTGTTTGCTCAGATTTTCTGCGATTTTGGCGTCGATTTCACCGTGTACGATCCGACTGGAGCCAATCCAGGTTCGGCCATGGTGGCCAGCATCACAAGTGATGTGGAAAGTATTGTGACTTGTTTGGATGAAAATCGCCATGGATTCGAGGATGGAGATTATGTTACCTTCACTGAG GTACAAGGTATGACGGAACTGAACGGTTGCGAACCGATCAAGATCAAGGTATTGGGACCGTACACGTTCAGCATTGGGGACACCAGCAAGCTAAGCGCTTACATTCGGGGTGGCATCGTAACCCAAGTCAAGATGCCGAAACAGATGACGTTTAAATCGCTGGCCGAAGCAGAGAATGCTCCCGAGTTCGTTATGGCAGATTTCTCCAAGTGGGATCACCCGCAAAATACGCAGCTGGCGTTTACCGTTCTTACTCGGTTCCAGGAGAAAAATGGTCGATTGCCGCGTCCGTGGAACGTCGAGGATGCGGTTGAGTTTGTTGAGCTCTGCAAGGAGCGCGCCAAGGAACTAAAACTGGAAGAGATCAACGACGGTATGCTGACTAAATTCGCTAAGGTATGCGCTGGAGATCTTTGTCCGATGAATGGAACTATTGGCGGCATTACGGCACAGGAAGTTTTGAAAGCTTGTACTGGTAAGTTCACACCTCTGTATCAGTATTTCTGCTTCGATGCACTGGAATGTCTGCCGGAGACCGAGGTAGGTGAGGAGGATTGCCAACCTGTAGGATCCAGATACGATGGACAGATTGCCGTTTTTGGCGGCAAGTTCCAAGAGGTTCTCGGCAAGCTTAAATACTTCATTGTTGGAGCAGGCGCGATCGGATGCGAGTTGTTGAAAAACTTTGCCATGATTGGAGTAGCCTCCAACGATGCTGGCGAGATCATCGTAACCGATATGGATTTGATTGAGAAAAGCAATCTCAATCGACAGTTCCTGTTCCGGCCGCACGATGTTCAGCAACCTAAATCTCGCATTGCTGCAGAAGCTGCGAAGCGTATGAATCCGGGCATTAAGGTGACTTCTCACGAGAATCGTGTGGGTGTCGAAACGGAAAAGATTTATGATGACACATTCTTCGAGCGATTGGATGGAGTTGCAAACGCACTGGATAATATTGACGCTCGTATCTATATGGATCGTCGCTGTGTGTACTACAGAAAGCCGCTGCTGGAATCGGGAACGCTAGGAACAATGGGAAACATACAG ATTGTTGTACCATTCCTCACGGAATCGTACAGCTCATCGCAGGATCCGCCGGAGAAATCGATCCCGATTTGCACGTTGAAGAATTTCCCGAATGCGATCGAGCACACCCTGCAGTGGGCCCGTGATATGTTCGAAGGTATCTTCAAACAGTCGGCCTCGAGTGCGGCTCAATACATATCCGATCCGACATTTATCGATCGAACGCTTAAGCTAGCGGGCGTCCAACCATTGGAGACACTCGAGTCGGTTAAG ACCGCTCTTATTGACGAGAGACCGAAGAATATTGAAGATTGTGTCAAATGGGCGCGCACTCATTTCCAGGAGCAGTATTCTAACCAGATTCGTCAGTTATTGTTCAACTTTCCACCCGACCAACAGACTACTACAGGAACTCCGTTCTGGTCCGGTCCGAAGCGCTGCCCGGAACCGATTACATTTGACGTTCAGAATCCGCTTCATCTGGATTACGTCTTCGCTACGGCAAACTTACGCGCTGAAGTGTTTGGTATCACACAAGTTCGGGATCGTGCTCGTATAGCGGATTTGGCAACTAAAGTTCAG GTGCCAAATTTTACCCCTCGATCGGGCGTAAAGATTGCCGTCACCGACGCCGCCCTCCAGGCGGAAGCAAATGGAGCAGGGGAAGAGATGGACCAGGATCGCATTACTCGTCTGCAAAAGGAGCTGGCTTCGTTGGGTCGCTTGGACTTCACCATTACGCCGCTCGAGTTCGAGAAGGACGATGATAACAATCTCCACATGGACTTCATTGTGGCGGCTTCGAATTTGCGTGCCGCTAATTATAAAATACCTCCGGCAGATCGGCATAAGTCGAAGCTTATCGCGGGTAAGATCATCCCGGCGATTGCTACTACGACTTCTCTTGTAGCCGGTTGTGTTTCGCTCGAGCTGTACAAGCTCGCTCAGGG CTTCAACACACTCGAACGTTTCAAGAATGGTTTTATCAATTTGGCGCTGCCACTATTCACCTTCTCGGAACCTATTGCGGCCAAAAAGCAAACATACTACGACATTGACTGGACTCTGTGGGATCGTTTCGAGGTTCAGGGTGAGCTGACGCTGAAGGAGTTTCTTGATTATTTCGAACGCGAACATAAACTGCAGATTACGATGCTCTCGCAAGGCGTATGCATGCTCTATGCATTCTTCATGGCTAAAGATAAGAAGACAGAACGTCTTAGCTTGACCATGTCGGAGGTAGTTCGGCGCGTCTCGAAGAAGAGTATCGAACCGCACGTTCGTGCGCTTGTTTTCGAAATATGTTGCAATGACGAAGATGGAAACGACGTAGAAATTCCTTACGTACGTTATGTTCTGCCCTAA